Proteins found in one Megalobrama amblycephala isolate DHTTF-2021 linkage group LG5, ASM1881202v1, whole genome shotgun sequence genomic segment:
- the LOC125268970 gene encoding GSK3-beta interaction protein isoform X2, with translation MGMEVDCKPEDLSMCSYEERCVELGEVKDMRLEAEAVVNDVLFAVTDMHVSHSLTSGLDMAYINVETREGNRYCLELTEAGLKVVGHTFDQVDEGLNTQYHETVYSLLDSLSPGYREAFGNALLQRLERLKQNGQ, from the exons ATG GGGATGGAGGTGGACTGTAAGCCAGAGGACCTGTCTATGTGTTCGTATGAGGAGCGCTGTGTGGAGCTGGGAGAGGTTAAAGACATGCGGCTGGAGGCAGAGGCGGTGGTCAATGATGTGCTCTTCGCAGTCACAGACATGCACGTCTCTCACAGTCTCACCAGCGGACTAGATATGGCGTATATAAACGTGGAAACCAGAGAGGGAAACCGATACTGCTTAGAGCTCACCGAGGCAGGGTTAAAG GTGGTGGGTCACACCTTTGATCAGGTGGACGAGGGCTTGAACACCCAGTATCATGAGACTGTTTACTCGCTGCTGGATTCCCTCAGCCCCGGATATAGAGAAGCGTTTGGAAATGCTCTGCTACAGAGACTGGAGAGGCTCAAACAAAATGGACAGTGA
- the LOC125268970 gene encoding GSK3-beta interaction protein isoform X1, which produces MSRKCSDEPPQEEGMEVDCKPEDLSMCSYEERCVELGEVKDMRLEAEAVVNDVLFAVTDMHVSHSLTSGLDMAYINVETREGNRYCLELTEAGLKVVGHTFDQVDEGLNTQYHETVYSLLDSLSPGYREAFGNALLQRLERLKQNGQ; this is translated from the exons ATGAGCCGGAAGTGTTCTGACGAACCACCCCAGGAGGAG GGGATGGAGGTGGACTGTAAGCCAGAGGACCTGTCTATGTGTTCGTATGAGGAGCGCTGTGTGGAGCTGGGAGAGGTTAAAGACATGCGGCTGGAGGCAGAGGCGGTGGTCAATGATGTGCTCTTCGCAGTCACAGACATGCACGTCTCTCACAGTCTCACCAGCGGACTAGATATGGCGTATATAAACGTGGAAACCAGAGAGGGAAACCGATACTGCTTAGAGCTCACCGAGGCAGGGTTAAAG GTGGTGGGTCACACCTTTGATCAGGTGGACGAGGGCTTGAACACCCAGTATCATGAGACTGTTTACTCGCTGCTGGATTCCCTCAGCCCCGGATATAGAGAAGCGTTTGGAAATGCTCTGCTACAGAGACTGGAGAGGCTCAAACAAAATGGACAGTGA
- the LOC125268969 gene encoding NPC intracellular cholesterol transporter 2-like, producing the protein MDYRMLCVVLLSFLAYANSEQVKFVDCGSVDGNVVEVDIQPCSQQPCQLHKGQSYTVNVTFSSSVASQTSKAVVHGVIGVVPVPFPIPCDDGCKSGIQCPIAPQKMYSYVNQLPVKSEYPTLKLVVEWELRDDSNKDLFCIKFPVQIVN; encoded by the exons ATGGATTACCGTATGCTCTGCGTTGTTTTACTCTCTTTCCTCGCCTACGCTAATTCTGAGCAGGTGAAATTTGTGGACTGTG GTTCAGTAGACGgaaatgttgtggaggttgacATCCAGCCCTGCTCACAACAGCCATGCCAGCTTCACAAGGGACAGTCCTATACAGTCAATGTAACCTTCAGCAGCA GTGTTGCGAGTCAGACCAGTAAAGCTGTGGTTCATGGAGTGATTGGTGTTGTCCCGGTGCCCTTCCCCATCCCTTGTGATGATGGTTGCAAGTCTGGAATCCAGTGTCCTATTGCTCCACAAAAAATGTACAGCTACGTCAACCAGCTGCCCGTCAAGAGCGAGTATCCAACA CTAAAACTGGTTGTGGAATGGGAATTAAGAGATGACTCCAACAAAGATTTATTTTGCATCAAGTTCCCAGTTCAGATTGTGAACTGA
- the isca2 gene encoding iron-sulfur cluster assembly 2 homolog, mitochondrial, producing MSFARRLLISAPKTASFYLLNVSSARVHTVRTCPALLTSTARYSSASSTKQLQNSSIAADDILLSDSCVKRLGEIMVKGEYLRISVEGGGCSGFQYKFSVDGVRNEDDRVFERNGVGIIIDQDSLEFVKGSTIDFSQELIRSSFQVLKNPQAEHGCSCGSSFSVKF from the exons ATGTCATTCGCAAGAAGACTGCTCATAAGCGCCCCTAAAACAGCGTCATTTTACCTTCTCAA CGTTTCCTCGGCCAGAGTTCATACAGTGAGAACATGTCCAGCTCTTCTCACCTCCACTGCGCGCTACAGCAGCGCCTCCTCCACCAAACAACTGCAAAACTCATCCATTGCAGCTGATGACATTCTTCTCAGTGATTCCTGTGTCAAG AGGCTTGGTGAGATTATGGTTAAGGGAGAGTATCTGAGGATATCAGTGGAGGGAGGGGGATGTTCAGGATTCCAGTATAAATTCTCAGTGGATGGTGTTAGAAACGAAGATGACAG AGTGTTTGAAAGAAATGGTGTTGGGATAATAATTGACCAGGACAGTCTGGAGTTTGTGAAAGGATCCACTATTGACTTCAGTCAGGAGCTCATCCGCTCTTCCTTTCAGGTGTTGAAGAACCCACAGGCTGAACACGGCTGCTCATGCGGCTCGTCCTTCTCTGTGAAGTTCTGA